One window of Nicotiana tomentosiformis chromosome 11, ASM39032v3, whole genome shotgun sequence genomic DNA carries:
- the LOC104090528 gene encoding putative protein phosphatase 2C 76 has translation MARRRDVVRNSNKKQQVGSWKIMGIIISGIFIVCFIGIFMNLKVPKPEEKIVPQATKSIPTKNCHFASNKGRRPYQEDRITCDLDLKIPFLGRKEVSIGVVAVFDGHIGEYASEMASKLFLEKFKFHLKNYHSHEFMDFLKSSLVKTIEEIDAEFSKIAIERELYSGTTAVVALIYNNHVLVANVGDSKAFICSQNDQRGEFAGDLVKELTRDHNALRLDERDRIEASGGIFSRTINDIPLLNGHFPMTRAIGDVPLKKYGIIATPEVTDWINLTSKDEFLVVSSDGIFESLSPQKVCDFLNKVEDYSDPSILAKDLILKAFLGGSRDNLSVVLVPLGSRV, from the coding sequence ATGGCCCGACGTCGCGATGTTGTTCGCAATTCAAACAAGAAACAACAAGTCGGATCTTGGAAGATAATGGGTATTATCATAAGTGGAATTTTTATTGTTTGCTTCATTGGAATATTTATGAACCTTAAGGTACCTAAACCTGAAGAAAAAATTGTTCCACAAGCAACAAAGTCAATTCCAACTAAAAATTGTCACTTTGCCTCAAACAAAGGGAGAAGACCATATCAAGAAGATCGAATAACATGCGATCTTGATCTTAAAATTCCTTTTTTGGGGCGCAAAGAGGTAAGTATTGGTGTTGTGGCAGTATTTGATGGTCATATTGGAGAATATGCTAGTGAAATGGCCTCAAAACTCTTTTTAGAAAAGTTTAAATTTCACCTTAAGAATTACCATAGTCATGAATTTATGGACTTTTTAAAATCCTCTTTAGTAAAAACCATTGAGGAAATTGATGCAGAATTTTCCAAGATTGCTATCGAACGTGAACTTTATTCAGGAACTACTGCAGTTGTTGCTCTTATATATAACAATCATGTTTTAGTTGCTAATGTTGGCGATTCAAAGGCATTTATTTGCTCTCAAAATGATCAACGCGGGGAATTTGCTGGTGATCTCGTTAAGGAATTGACAAGAGATCATAACGCGCTAAGGTTAGACGAGAGGGATAGAATTGAAGCGTCTGGAGGTATATTCAGTCGGACGATTAATGATATTCCTCTGCTCAATGGCCATTTTCCTATGACTCGAGCTATTGGTGATGTTCCTTtgaaaaaatatggaattatagctaCTCCAGAGGTGACTGATTGGATAAATTTAACTTCAAAAGATGAGTTTTTGGTGGTGTCATCTGATGGAATATTTGAAAGTTTAAGTCCACAAAAAGTTTGTGATTTTCTGAATAAAGTAGAGGACTATTCAGATCCATCAATATTGGCCAAAGACCTTATTCTAAAAGCATTTTTAGGAGGCAGCAGAGATAATTTATCAGTTGTTTTGGTTCCCTTGGGATCCCGTGTATGA